The region CGGCCACGCCACCGGCACGGGCCCCGAGGTGAGCGCCCGTCACGACCGGTCGACCGGAGAGGTCAGGCTGACCCTGGTCAACCAGGGCGACGCGACGGTGCGCCTCACCGTCACGGACGGCTACGAGGAGGAGAAGCCGGCGCACTACCGACTCCGGCCGGGGGCGCGGGTGGTGCACACCGTGCGCACCGGGCGCAGCCACCAGTGGTACGACCTGTCGGTGGCCTCCGACCACGACAGCGGCTATCTGCGCCGGCTGGCCGGGCATGTGGAGACCGGCCGTGCGGGGATGAGCGACCCCGCGCTCTCGGCGGACTGAACCACCGCCACCGGCCTCTCGTCGCGCGCCCGTCCGGCGGCTCCCCGCCGGGCGGGCGCGCGGCGCGTCTCCCCGCCGCGTACGGCCGCTCGTAGCCCTCGCAAGCCGCCAACGGCGCTCAGGCACGGCTCTCGTGCGGCCCCGCGCGCGTGCGGGCCCCGGGCTGTCAGTGCCGGGTGCCCGAGGCGCGGACGCGGAAGCCGGCCGGGGTCTCGCCCGCCCGGCGGCGGAAGAACTTGGTGAAGACGGTGGCGTCCGGGAAGCCGAGCCGCTCGCCGATGGCCGTGGCGGACAGATCGGTGTGCACCAGCAGCCGCTTCGCCTCGAGCAGCACCCGGTCGTCGATGAACCGCTTGGCGCCGCATCCTGCGGTGGCGCGGGTGGCACGGGTCAGGGTGCGGACGCTGTAGCCCAGCCGGGCCGCGTAGTCCTCGACCCGGTGGGTGCGGGTGTAGTCGCGCTCCACGGCCTGCTGGAAGCGGCGGAACGCCTCGCTGGCCGCCGTAGCCCCGCTCTGGGCGCCGGGCAGATGGGCCAGCCGCAGCACGAGGACCGCGACGAGATGGCGCACCACCTCGACATGCGCCTCCAGCGGCCCGGACACCGTCCGGTACTCGCCCTCCAGCAGGTCCAGTACGCCACGGACGGCCTCGGCGTCGGCGCCTTCGGGAACCACCAGCGGGGACCGCGACGCGGGCCGGTCCAGCCGGGCGACCGCGGCGGTGGCGGTGCCGAGATAGCCGGGCGGGAAGAGCACGGCGGCGCCCTCCGCGGCGCCGAGCGGTGAGCGGAACTGGTGGATCTGTCCGGGGCGCGCCCACATCCAGCCGCCCTCGGTCAGCTCGTGCTCGGTGAAGTCCACCGAACAGCGCAGGCTCCCCGAGCGCACGGCGATCAGCTGGTGGAAGGCGAGCCGCATCGGGGCGTGCACATCGAGGCCATGGCTCCGGGCGCGGGC is a window of Streptomyces violaceusniger Tu 4113 DNA encoding:
- a CDS encoding helix-turn-helix transcriptional regulator, with protein sequence MDRNGHRDVTEVPFRPSVGAPPGAAVLDFPGLAARARSHGLDVHAPMRLAFHQLIAVRSGSLRCSVDFTEHELTEGGWMWARPGQIHQFRSPLGAAEGAAVLFPPGYLGTATAAVARLDRPASRSPLVVPEGADAEAVRGVLDLLEGEYRTVSGPLEAHVEVVRHLVAVLVLRLAHLPGAQSGATAASEAFRRFQQAVERDYTRTHRVEDYAARLGYSVRTLTRATRATAGCGAKRFIDDRVLLEAKRLLVHTDLSATAIGERLGFPDATVFTKFFRRRAGETPAGFRVRASGTRH